A genome region from Panicum virgatum strain AP13 chromosome 4K, P.virgatum_v5, whole genome shotgun sequence includes the following:
- the LOC120705141 gene encoding myosin-14-like isoform X2 — MVPAGMNLGQLAPAPAPTAYHAPAPVLRCGVRRPLGVSAQTDAAVAWQQAAATGAPWAGTSELPHLDRMGGSGVPPVLAQKIFTQIFSYINVQLFNSLLRRECCSFSNGEYVKAGLAELELWCAKATTEYAASSWDELKHIRQAVGFLVLSVQQLYRICTQYWDDKYNTQSVSSDVLRNMRVLMTDDSNNAESSSFLLDDNSSIPFSVDDITYSIQEKDFSDVKPAEELLENPAFQFLQE, encoded by the exons ATGGTTCCGGCAGGGATGAATCTGGGCCAActggcgcccgcgcctgcgccgacGGCGTACCACGCGCCAGCCCCCGTCCTCCGTTGCGGCGTCCGACGCCCTCTGGGTGTCAGCGCGCAAACAGATGCTGCGGTAGCGTGGCAGCAAGCTGCGGCGACCGGCGCTCCTtgggcggggacgtccgagctACCACATCTCGATAGGATGGGCGGATCTGGG GTACCCCCAGTTTTAGCTCAGAAAATCTTTACCCAGATATTTTCATACATAAATGTACAACTATTCAACAG TCTACTTCGTCGTGAGTGTTGCTCCTTCAGTAACGGAGAATATGTCAAGGCTGGTCTAGCTGAGTTGGAGTTGTGGTGTGCAAAGGCAACAACCGAG TATGCAGCTTCATCATGGGACGAGCTAAAGCATATCAGACAGGCCGTTGGCTTTTTG GTGTTGAGTGTTCAACAATTGTACAGAATTTGTACACAGTACTGGGATGACAAGTATAATACCCAAAGTGTCTCATCAGAT GTTCTTAGGAACATGCGGGTGTTAATGACAGACGATTCCAATAATGCTGAAAGCAGTTCATTTTTGTTGGACGATAATTCAAG CATCCCATTCTCGGTGGATGATATCACCTACTCAATACAGGAGAAGGACTTCTCGGATGTCAAACCAGCCGAGGAGCTACTCGAGAACCCTGCCTTCCAGTTTTTACAGGAATAG
- the LOC120705141 gene encoding myosin-14-like isoform X1, whose translation MVPAGMNLGQLAPAPAPTAYHAPAPVLRCGVRRPLGVSAQTDAAVAWQQAAATGAPWAGTSELPHLDRMGGSGVPPVLAQKIFTQIFSYINVQLFNSLLRRECCSFSNGEYVKAGLAELELWCAKATTEYAASSWDELKHIRQAVGFLVIFQKFRISYDEIVNDLCLVLSVQQLYRICTQYWDDKYNTQSVSSDVLRNMRVLMTDDSNNAESSSFLLDDNSSIPFSVDDITYSIQEKDFSDVKPAEELLENPAFQFLQE comes from the exons ATGGTTCCGGCAGGGATGAATCTGGGCCAActggcgcccgcgcctgcgccgacGGCGTACCACGCGCCAGCCCCCGTCCTCCGTTGCGGCGTCCGACGCCCTCTGGGTGTCAGCGCGCAAACAGATGCTGCGGTAGCGTGGCAGCAAGCTGCGGCGACCGGCGCTCCTtgggcggggacgtccgagctACCACATCTCGATAGGATGGGCGGATCTGGG GTACCCCCAGTTTTAGCTCAGAAAATCTTTACCCAGATATTTTCATACATAAATGTACAACTATTCAACAG TCTACTTCGTCGTGAGTGTTGCTCCTTCAGTAACGGAGAATATGTCAAGGCTGGTCTAGCTGAGTTGGAGTTGTGGTGTGCAAAGGCAACAACCGAG TATGCAGCTTCATCATGGGACGAGCTAAAGCATATCAGACAGGCCGTTGGCTTTTTG GTTATATTCCAAAAATTCAGAATATCTTATGATGAGATAGTCAATGACCTATGCCTG GTGTTGAGTGTTCAACAATTGTACAGAATTTGTACACAGTACTGGGATGACAAGTATAATACCCAAAGTGTCTCATCAGAT GTTCTTAGGAACATGCGGGTGTTAATGACAGACGATTCCAATAATGCTGAAAGCAGTTCATTTTTGTTGGACGATAATTCAAG CATCCCATTCTCGGTGGATGATATCACCTACTCAATACAGGAGAAGGACTTCTCGGATGTCAAACCAGCCGAGGAGCTACTCGAGAACCCTGCCTTCCAGTTTTTACAGGAATAG